A region of Anolis carolinensis isolate JA03-04 unplaced genomic scaffold, rAnoCar3.1.pri scaffold_7, whole genome shotgun sequence DNA encodes the following proteins:
- the gtf3c5 gene encoding general transcription factor 3C polypeptide 5 isoform X2, protein MAAGSGPAAPEIPRGRRLVCVEFPGVVRDPEKALLSLGGEEALARVYADPSRRLELYFRPKDPYCHPVCANRFPASSMLLRVRRRTRRKRPEEAVSVQVEVLGIVSTVYKFQGMSDFQFLAAQSCPGAPPQSLYDRVRLLQPEKEAFFMGRLPLYIPPPIFSRLDTPMDYYYRPETQHREGYHHPPLSSENLIGLSRARRPHNAIFVTFEEEEVPAKPLEAAQHTWRRVCSNALDHRAEEELRELFEVRPVWSRNAVKANISLHPDKLKFLLPYLAYYMLTGPWRSLWVRFGYDPRKHPEAKVYQVLDFRIRCGMKYGYAPNDMPVKAKRSTYNYSLPITLKKPASHSVGIQDLKRGLSSAGPSGARKPPSCKYKLKDSVYIFREGSLPPYRQMFYQLCDLSVEWWGSHPKRLPAGDCPPERRGRGERLLGARRVVPPPDQRRPARRHVNHDQAGHPRHAARSLHKRGFIGRQSRRQRAAGV, encoded by the exons ATGGCGGCCGGAAGCGGTCCCGCGGCGCCGGAGATTCCCCGCGGGCGGCGCCTGGTGTGCGTGGAGTTCCCGGGCGTCGTGCGCGACCCCGAGAAGGCGCTGCTCTCGCTCGGAGGGGAGGAAGCCCTCGCCCGG GTGTATGCGGACCCCAGTCGGCGGCTGGAGCTGTATTTCCGCCCGAAGGACCCTTACTGCCACCCGGTTTGCGCCAACCGCTTCCCGGCCTCGTCCATGTTGCTGCGCGTGAGGAGGAGGACCCGGCGGAAGCGGCCGGAGGAGGCCGTCTCCGTCCAGGTGGAGGTCCTGGGCATCGTCAGCACCGTCTACAAGTTCCAAG GGATGTCGGACTTCCAGTTCCTGGCGGCGCAGTCGTGCCCGGGGGCCCCCCCGCAGTCTCTCTACGACCGGGTGCGTCTCCTGCAGCCGGAGAAGGAGGCCTTCTTCATGGGCCGCCTGCCCCTCTACATCCCGCCCCCCATCTTCTCCCGACTCGACACCCCCATGGACTACTACTATCGGCCCGAGACCCAGCACCG GGAAGGCTACCACCACCCGCCGCTGTCCAGCGAGAACCTGATTGGCCTGAGCCGGGCCCGCCGGCCGCACAACGCCATCTTTGTCACCTTCGAGGAGGAGGAGGTCCCCGCGAAGCCCCTCGAGGCCGCCCAGCACACCTGGAGGAGGGTCTGCAGCAACGCCCTGGACCACCGGGCCGAGGAGGAGCTCCGGGAA cTCTTTGAGGTCCGCCCCGTTTGGTCCCGGAACGCCGTCAAGGCCAATATCAGCCTCCATCCAGACAAGCTGAAGTTCCTCCTGCCCTATTTGGCCTACTACATG CTGACGGGCCCTTGGAGGAGCCTCTGGGTCCGCTTCGGCTACGACCCCCGGAAGCACCCGGAAGCAAAGGTCTACCAGGTCCTGGACTTCCGGATTCGCTGCGGGATGAAATACG GTTATGCCCCGAACGACATGCCGGTGAAGGCCAAGCGGAGCACCTACAACTACAGCCTGCCCATCACCTTGAAGAAGCCAG CCAGCCATTCGGTCGGCATCCAAGACCTCAAGCGAGGACTGAGCTCCGCCGGACCCTCCGGCGCACGGAAGCCGCCCTCCTGCAAGTACAAGCTGAAG GACTCCGTCTACATCTTCCGCGAAGGCTCCCTCCCGCCCTACCGGCAGATGTTCTACCAGCTGTGCGACCTGAGCGTGGAATGGTGGGGCTCCCACCCCAAGCGCCTT CCTGCAGGAGATTGTCCACCGGAACGACGGGGCCGAGGGGAGCGTCTGCTCGGAGCGCGACGGGTGGTGCCTCCCCCGGACCAGCGACGCCCTGCGAGACGCCATGTCAATCATGATCAAGCAGGTCATCCGCGCCACGCGGCCCG CTCTCTTCACAAGCGCGGCTTCATCGGCCGCCAAAGCAGAAGGCAAAGGGCCGCTGGCGTTTGA
- the gtf3c5 gene encoding general transcription factor 3C polypeptide 5 isoform X3, with amino-acid sequence MAAGSGPAAPEIPRGRRLVCVEFPGVVRDPEKALLSLGGEEALARVYADPSRRLELYFRPKDPYCHPVCANRFPASSMLLRVRRRTRRKRPEEAVSVQVEVLGIVSTVYKFQGMSDFQFLAAQSCPGAPPQSLYDRVRLLQPEKEAFFMGRLPLYIPPPIFSRLDTPMDYYYRPETQHREGYHHPPLSSENLIGLSRARRPHNAIFVTFEEEEVPAKPLEAAQHTWRRVCSNALDHRAEEELRELFEVRPVWSRNAVKANISLHPDKLKFLLPYLAYYMLTGPWRSLWVRFGYDPRKHPEAKVYQVLDFRIRCGMKYGYAPNDMPVKAKRSTYNYSLPITLKKPASHSVGIQDLKRGLSSAGPSGARKPPSCKYKLKPAGDCPPERRGRGERLLGARRVVPPPDQRRPARRHVNHDQAGHPRHAARSLHKRGFIGRQSRRQRAAGV; translated from the exons ATGGCGGCCGGAAGCGGTCCCGCGGCGCCGGAGATTCCCCGCGGGCGGCGCCTGGTGTGCGTGGAGTTCCCGGGCGTCGTGCGCGACCCCGAGAAGGCGCTGCTCTCGCTCGGAGGGGAGGAAGCCCTCGCCCGG GTGTATGCGGACCCCAGTCGGCGGCTGGAGCTGTATTTCCGCCCGAAGGACCCTTACTGCCACCCGGTTTGCGCCAACCGCTTCCCGGCCTCGTCCATGTTGCTGCGCGTGAGGAGGAGGACCCGGCGGAAGCGGCCGGAGGAGGCCGTCTCCGTCCAGGTGGAGGTCCTGGGCATCGTCAGCACCGTCTACAAGTTCCAAG GGATGTCGGACTTCCAGTTCCTGGCGGCGCAGTCGTGCCCGGGGGCCCCCCCGCAGTCTCTCTACGACCGGGTGCGTCTCCTGCAGCCGGAGAAGGAGGCCTTCTTCATGGGCCGCCTGCCCCTCTACATCCCGCCCCCCATCTTCTCCCGACTCGACACCCCCATGGACTACTACTATCGGCCCGAGACCCAGCACCG GGAAGGCTACCACCACCCGCCGCTGTCCAGCGAGAACCTGATTGGCCTGAGCCGGGCCCGCCGGCCGCACAACGCCATCTTTGTCACCTTCGAGGAGGAGGAGGTCCCCGCGAAGCCCCTCGAGGCCGCCCAGCACACCTGGAGGAGGGTCTGCAGCAACGCCCTGGACCACCGGGCCGAGGAGGAGCTCCGGGAA cTCTTTGAGGTCCGCCCCGTTTGGTCCCGGAACGCCGTCAAGGCCAATATCAGCCTCCATCCAGACAAGCTGAAGTTCCTCCTGCCCTATTTGGCCTACTACATG CTGACGGGCCCTTGGAGGAGCCTCTGGGTCCGCTTCGGCTACGACCCCCGGAAGCACCCGGAAGCAAAGGTCTACCAGGTCCTGGACTTCCGGATTCGCTGCGGGATGAAATACG GTTATGCCCCGAACGACATGCCGGTGAAGGCCAAGCGGAGCACCTACAACTACAGCCTGCCCATCACCTTGAAGAAGCCAG CCAGCCATTCGGTCGGCATCCAAGACCTCAAGCGAGGACTGAGCTCCGCCGGACCCTCCGGCGCACGGAAGCCGCCCTCCTGCAAGTACAAGCTGAAG CCTGCAGGAGATTGTCCACCGGAACGACGGGGCCGAGGGGAGCGTCTGCTCGGAGCGCGACGGGTGGTGCCTCCCCCGGACCAGCGACGCCCTGCGAGACGCCATGTCAATCATGATCAAGCAGGTCATCCGCGCCACGCGGCCCG CTCTCTTCACAAGCGCGGCTTCATCGGCCGCCAAAGCAGAAGGCAAAGGGCCGCTGGCGTTTGA
- the LOC103282261 gene encoding uncharacterized protein LOC103282261, with translation MAEGRVCSRAPDKFCYVCGEFIRTGKNKFSLATSVRMREAYEAYFGMPVRHQDKAWVPHITCEFCKKTLEGWYRGERRAMRFGVPRIWAEPTDHTTDCYFCLAEPSRRRPTRKAHAITSLDIPSSVAPVPHSSELPVPVAPPRERPVDERRNHESSHEDAQDPDYSSASEVNGERDPYYPNQKDVNDLIRSLCLKKAKAELLISKLKQWDLLHKSGQASRQRLRRPRKPRKTTSL, from the coding sequence ATGGCCGAAGGGAGAGTCTGCAGCCGTGCGCCGGACAAGTTCTGCTACGTGTGCGGGGAGTTCATCCGGACGGGGAAGAACAAGTTCTCCTTGGCCACGTCGGTGAGGATGCGCGAGGCGTACGAGGCCTACTTCGGGATGCCCGTCAGGCACCAGGACAAGGCCTGGGTCCCGCACATCACGTGCGAGTTCTGCAAGAAAACCCTGGAAGGCTGGTACCGCGGAGAGCGGCGCGCCATGCGCTTCGGCGTCCCGCGCATTTGGGCCGAGCCCACCGACCACACCACGGACTGCTATTTCTGCCTGGCGGAACCGTCCCGGCGCCGGCCCACGAGGAAAGCCCACGCAATAACTTCCTTGGATATCCCGTCGTCGGTCGCACCGGTGCCGCACAGCTCGGAACTTCCTGTCCCCGTTGCTCCTCCGAGAGAGCGGCCGGTTGACGAGCGCCGCAACCACGAGAGCAGCCACGAAGACGCCCAGGATCCTGACTACAGCTCTGCGTCAGAGGTCAACGGCGAAAGGGACCCCTATTATCCCAACCAGAAGGACGTCAACGATCTGATCAGGAGCCTTTGCCTCAAAAAGGCCAAGGCCGAGCTGCTGATTTCCAAGCTCAAGCAGTGGGACTTGTTGCACAAATCGGGGCAAGCGTCAAGGCAGAGGTTGCGGCGGCCTCGCAAACCCCGCAAAACCACAAGTCTCTAG
- the gtf3c5 gene encoding general transcription factor 3C polypeptide 5 isoform X1, with protein sequence MAAGSGPAAPEIPRGRRLVCVEFPGVVRDPEKALLSLGGEEALARVYADPSRRLELYFRPKDPYCHPVCANRFPASSMLLRVRRRTRRKRPEEAVSVQVEVLGIVSTVYKFQGMSDFQFLAAQSCPGAPPQSLYDRVRLLQPEKEAFFMGRLPLYIPPPIFSRLDTPMDYYYRPETQHREGYHHPPLSSENLIGLSRARRPHNAIFVTFEEEEVPAKPLEAAQHTWRRVCSNALDHRAEEELRELFEVRPVWSRNAVKANISLHPDKLKFLLPYLAYYMLTGPWRSLWVRFGYDPRKHPEAKVYQVLDFRIRCGMKYGYAPNDMPVKAKRSTYNYSLPITLKKPASHSVGIQDLKRGLSSAGPSGARKPPSCKYKLKDSVYIFREGSLPPYRQMFYQLCDLSVECLQEIVHRNDGAEGSVCSERDGWCLPRTSDALRDAMSIMIKQVIRATRPALFTSAASSAAKAEGKGPLAFESGEEEEEEEEEEEEEEEFKPSDGSENEMETEILDYV encoded by the exons ATGGCGGCCGGAAGCGGTCCCGCGGCGCCGGAGATTCCCCGCGGGCGGCGCCTGGTGTGCGTGGAGTTCCCGGGCGTCGTGCGCGACCCCGAGAAGGCGCTGCTCTCGCTCGGAGGGGAGGAAGCCCTCGCCCGG GTGTATGCGGACCCCAGTCGGCGGCTGGAGCTGTATTTCCGCCCGAAGGACCCTTACTGCCACCCGGTTTGCGCCAACCGCTTCCCGGCCTCGTCCATGTTGCTGCGCGTGAGGAGGAGGACCCGGCGGAAGCGGCCGGAGGAGGCCGTCTCCGTCCAGGTGGAGGTCCTGGGCATCGTCAGCACCGTCTACAAGTTCCAAG GGATGTCGGACTTCCAGTTCCTGGCGGCGCAGTCGTGCCCGGGGGCCCCCCCGCAGTCTCTCTACGACCGGGTGCGTCTCCTGCAGCCGGAGAAGGAGGCCTTCTTCATGGGCCGCCTGCCCCTCTACATCCCGCCCCCCATCTTCTCCCGACTCGACACCCCCATGGACTACTACTATCGGCCCGAGACCCAGCACCG GGAAGGCTACCACCACCCGCCGCTGTCCAGCGAGAACCTGATTGGCCTGAGCCGGGCCCGCCGGCCGCACAACGCCATCTTTGTCACCTTCGAGGAGGAGGAGGTCCCCGCGAAGCCCCTCGAGGCCGCCCAGCACACCTGGAGGAGGGTCTGCAGCAACGCCCTGGACCACCGGGCCGAGGAGGAGCTCCGGGAA cTCTTTGAGGTCCGCCCCGTTTGGTCCCGGAACGCCGTCAAGGCCAATATCAGCCTCCATCCAGACAAGCTGAAGTTCCTCCTGCCCTATTTGGCCTACTACATG CTGACGGGCCCTTGGAGGAGCCTCTGGGTCCGCTTCGGCTACGACCCCCGGAAGCACCCGGAAGCAAAGGTCTACCAGGTCCTGGACTTCCGGATTCGCTGCGGGATGAAATACG GTTATGCCCCGAACGACATGCCGGTGAAGGCCAAGCGGAGCACCTACAACTACAGCCTGCCCATCACCTTGAAGAAGCCAG CCAGCCATTCGGTCGGCATCCAAGACCTCAAGCGAGGACTGAGCTCCGCCGGACCCTCCGGCGCACGGAAGCCGCCCTCCTGCAAGTACAAGCTGAAG GACTCCGTCTACATCTTCCGCGAAGGCTCCCTCCCGCCCTACCGGCAGATGTTCTACCAGCTGTGCGACCTGAGCGTGGAATG CCTGCAGGAGATTGTCCACCGGAACGACGGGGCCGAGGGGAGCGTCTGCTCGGAGCGCGACGGGTGGTGCCTCCCCCGGACCAGCGACGCCCTGCGAGACGCCATGTCAATCATGATCAAGCAGGTCATCCGCGCCACGCGGCCCG CTCTCTTCACAAGCGCGGCTTCATCGGCCGCCAAAGCAGAAGGCAAAGGGCCGCTGGCGTTTGAGTccggagaagaggaagaagaagaggaagaagaagaagaggaggaagaggagttcaAGCCTTCGGACGGGAGCGAGAACGAGATGGAAACGGAGATCCTGGACTACGTCTGA
- the gtf3c5 gene encoding general transcription factor 3C polypeptide 5 isoform X4, which translates to MVPSFLLKLSTCSLWVSMACTSSVAGVCGPQSAAGAVFPPEGPLLPPGLRQPLPGLVHVAAREEEDPAEAAGGGRLRPGGGPGHRQHRLQVPREGYHHPPLSSENLIGLSRARRPHNAIFVTFEEEEVPAKPLEAAQHTWRRVCSNALDHRAEEELRELFEVRPVWSRNAVKANISLHPDKLKFLLPYLAYYMLTGPWRSLWVRFGYDPRKHPEAKVYQVLDFRIRCGMKYGYAPNDMPVKAKRSTYNYSLPITLKKPASHSVGIQDLKRGLSSAGPSGARKPPSCKYKLKDSVYIFREGSLPPYRQMFYQLCDLSVECLQEIVHRNDGAEGSVCSERDGWCLPRTSDALRDAMSIMIKQVIRATRPALFTSAASSAAKAEGKGPLAFESGEEEEEEEEEEEEEEEFKPSDGSENEMETEILDYV; encoded by the exons atggttccctcctttctgttgaagttgtccacctgctccttgtgggtttcaatggcttgcACCTCCTCCGTTGCAGGTGTATGCGGACCCCAGTCGGCGGCTGGAGCTGTATTTCCGCCCGAAGGACCCTTACTGCCACCCGGTTTGCGCCAACCGCTTCCCGGCCTCGTCCATGTTGCTGCGCGTGAGGAGGAGGACCCGGCGGAAGCGGCCGGAGGAGGCCGTCTCCGTCCAGGTGGAGGTCCTGGGCATCGTCAGCACCGTCTACAAGTTCCAAG GGAAGGCTACCACCACCCGCCGCTGTCCAGCGAGAACCTGATTGGCCTGAGCCGGGCCCGCCGGCCGCACAACGCCATCTTTGTCACCTTCGAGGAGGAGGAGGTCCCCGCGAAGCCCCTCGAGGCCGCCCAGCACACCTGGAGGAGGGTCTGCAGCAACGCCCTGGACCACCGGGCCGAGGAGGAGCTCCGGGAA cTCTTTGAGGTCCGCCCCGTTTGGTCCCGGAACGCCGTCAAGGCCAATATCAGCCTCCATCCAGACAAGCTGAAGTTCCTCCTGCCCTATTTGGCCTACTACATG CTGACGGGCCCTTGGAGGAGCCTCTGGGTCCGCTTCGGCTACGACCCCCGGAAGCACCCGGAAGCAAAGGTCTACCAGGTCCTGGACTTCCGGATTCGCTGCGGGATGAAATACG GTTATGCCCCGAACGACATGCCGGTGAAGGCCAAGCGGAGCACCTACAACTACAGCCTGCCCATCACCTTGAAGAAGCCAG CCAGCCATTCGGTCGGCATCCAAGACCTCAAGCGAGGACTGAGCTCCGCCGGACCCTCCGGCGCACGGAAGCCGCCCTCCTGCAAGTACAAGCTGAAG GACTCCGTCTACATCTTCCGCGAAGGCTCCCTCCCGCCCTACCGGCAGATGTTCTACCAGCTGTGCGACCTGAGCGTGGAATG CCTGCAGGAGATTGTCCACCGGAACGACGGGGCCGAGGGGAGCGTCTGCTCGGAGCGCGACGGGTGGTGCCTCCCCCGGACCAGCGACGCCCTGCGAGACGCCATGTCAATCATGATCAAGCAGGTCATCCGCGCCACGCGGCCCG CTCTCTTCACAAGCGCGGCTTCATCGGCCGCCAAAGCAGAAGGCAAAGGGCCGCTGGCGTTTGAGTccggagaagaggaagaagaagaggaagaagaagaagaggaggaagaggagttcaAGCCTTCGGACGGGAGCGAGAACGAGATGGAAACGGAGATCCTGGACTACGTCTGA